Proteins encoded in a region of the Streptomyces violaceoruber genome:
- a CDS encoding cold-shock protein: MASGTVKWFNSEKGFGFIAQDGGGPDVFAHYSNINAQGYRELQEGQAVTFDITQGQKGPQAENITPA; this comes from the coding sequence ATGGCCAGCGGAACTGTCAAGTGGTTCAACTCTGAAAAGGGCTTCGGCTTCATCGCGCAGGACGGCGGCGGCCCCGACGTCTTCGCGCACTACTCCAACATCAACGCTCAGGGCTACCGCGAGCTGCAGGAAGGCCAGGCCGTGACCTTCGACATCACCCAGGGCCAGAAGGGCCCGCAGGCGGAGAACATCACCCCCGCCTGA
- a CDS encoding alpha/beta fold hydrolase: protein MSAWPLPEAFTGGSGTVRWNRLGTPDGRPLVLLHGTPFSSYVWRAVARSLGRDHQVFVWDMPGYGVSEKSAGQDVSLAAQGRVFTELLEHWGLEEPLVAAHDFGGAVALRAHLLHGARYGALALVDPVALAPWGSPFFRLVRDHAEVFEQLPEALHRALVREYVGSTGGPGLHPAVLDRLVEPWLGETGQPAFYRQIAQADQRYTDEIQDRYTGIDVPTLICWGEDDAWIPVAKGRELAGLVPGSRWEPIAHAGHLVQEDAPAELTAALLDFFRRVP, encoded by the coding sequence ATGTCGGCATGGCCGTTGCCCGAGGCGTTCACCGGCGGTTCGGGCACCGTCCGCTGGAACCGGCTGGGCACCCCGGACGGGCGCCCCCTGGTCCTGCTGCACGGAACGCCCTTCTCGTCGTACGTCTGGCGTGCGGTGGCCCGCTCGCTGGGGCGCGACCACCAGGTGTTCGTCTGGGACATGCCCGGCTACGGGGTGTCGGAGAAGAGCGCCGGGCAGGACGTGTCCCTGGCCGCGCAGGGCAGGGTCTTCACGGAGTTGCTGGAGCACTGGGGGCTCGAGGAGCCCCTGGTGGCCGCCCACGACTTCGGGGGTGCCGTCGCCCTGCGGGCGCATCTGCTGCACGGTGCCCGGTACGGGGCGCTCGCCCTGGTCGACCCGGTCGCGCTGGCGCCCTGGGGGTCGCCGTTCTTCCGGCTGGTCCGCGACCACGCCGAGGTCTTCGAGCAGCTGCCCGAAGCGCTGCACCGGGCGCTGGTGCGCGAGTACGTCGGTTCCACCGGCGGTCCGGGGCTGCACCCGGCGGTCCTGGACCGGCTGGTCGAGCCCTGGCTGGGCGAAACGGGGCAGCCGGCCTTCTATCGGCAGATCGCCCAGGCGGACCAGCGGTACACGGACGAGATCCAGGACCGGTACACCGGAATCGACGTCCCCACATTGATCTGCTGGGGCGAGGACGACGCCTGGATCCCCGTGGCCAAGGGACGCGAACTGGCCGGTCTCGTCCCCGGTTCCCGATGGGAGCCGATCGCCCACGCGGGCCACCTGGTCCAGGAGGACGCGCCCGCCGAGCTGACGGCCGCCCTGCTCGACTTCTTCCGCCGCGTCCCCTGA
- a CDS encoding SAM-dependent methyltransferase — translation MSDPSTTPGHTAQQKIDTSVPHSARIWNYWLGGKDNYPVDEQAGDAYTAVFPGIVTVARSSRAFLRRNITHLVAEAGIRQFLDIGTGLPTADNTHEVAQRIAPESRIVYVDNDPMVLAHARALLYSTPEGATSYIDSDVLDPDTVLEAAARTLDFDRPIALILSNILGHIPDYDQARSVAARLVDALPSGSYLSINDGSRGIDPEFDRAQDGYNESGAAPYILRTVDQITAFFDGLELVEPGVVPVTRWRPDADTEDPGLIGEHGGLARKP, via the coding sequence ATGAGCGACCCCTCGACGACTCCCGGCCACACCGCGCAGCAGAAGATCGACACGTCCGTGCCGCACTCGGCGCGGATCTGGAACTACTGGCTGGGCGGGAAGGACAACTACCCGGTCGACGAGCAGGCCGGCGACGCGTACACCGCCGTCTTCCCCGGCATCGTCACCGTCGCCCGCAGCAGCCGCGCCTTCCTGCGCCGCAACATCACCCATCTGGTCGCCGAGGCGGGCATCCGGCAGTTCCTCGACATCGGCACCGGTCTGCCGACCGCCGACAACACCCACGAGGTCGCCCAGCGCATCGCGCCCGAGAGCCGGATCGTCTACGTCGACAACGACCCGATGGTCCTCGCCCACGCCCGCGCGCTGCTGTACTCCACGCCCGAGGGCGCGACCTCTTACATCGACTCCGACGTGCTCGACCCCGACACGGTCCTCGAGGCGGCCGCCCGGACGCTGGACTTCGACCGGCCCATCGCGCTGATCCTCAGCAACATCCTGGGGCACATCCCCGACTACGACCAGGCACGTTCCGTCGCCGCCCGGCTCGTCGACGCGCTGCCGTCCGGGAGCTACCTCTCGATCAACGACGGCTCGCGCGGCATCGACCCGGAGTTCGACCGGGCCCAGGACGGCTACAACGAGAGCGGTGCCGCGCCGTACATCCTGCGCACCGTCGACCAGATCACGGCGTTCTTCGACGGGCTGGAGCTGGTGGAGCCCGGCGTGGTGCCGGTGACCCGGTGGCGCCCGGACGCGGACACCGAGGACCCCGGGCTGATCGGCGAGCACGGCGGACTCGCCCGCAAGCCGTGA